atatgttaaaattttactaCAATAATAacttctaataaacaaaaaaaattgataaacatttatttgaaaaaataatttttggtaTTGGCGAGAAAACGCGTTTTAACgcttttggcggaaaaatacattttttgcgcatttttgcggttttggcggaaaaacgagatttttttgtttaagcgGGGAAATAAGTTTtggattttggcggaaaaacacattttacggttttggcgagaaaacgagatttttcagttttggtgggaaaataagatttttcggttttggcggaaaaatacaatttttggtttttgcgagaaaacacgttttgtggttttggtgggaaaacgtgtttttgcggttttggcgggaaaacaaaaatttttctgttttgacaggaaaacgacaattttcggttttggcgagaaaacacgttCTTGTAgttttggcatgaaaacacgtttttcaGGTTTCAcggaaaatgcgttttggcggaaaaatacgtttttgcggtattcgcgggaaaatgtgttatggcggaaaaacacgtttttgcggttttcgtgggaaaatgtgttttggcgggaaaacacgttttgcgGTTTTCACGAGAAAACACGTtatgcagttttggcgggaaatgcattttggtgagaaaacacattttttggttttggcgggaaaacacgttttgtggttttggcgggaaaatatgtctttgtgttttggcggaaaaatgcgttttgaggttttggcgtgaaaacgcGTTATGTGATTTTGGCATGGAAACACGTTTTGCGATTTTTTacgggaaaacatgtttttgcaattttggttggaaacacgtttttgcaattttttctGGAAATGcgttttttagggttttggcgTAAAAAATTCGTTATTAGGTTTtcgcgggaaaatgcgtttttgtggttttgccAGTTTTCGTATGtgacaaaatgatattatgtttaggtttgtaatttgtgaattacatcagaggcataatagacattatatcatattgaatgaaccatctccatccaaatggtacaaattaattataaaattaagcTTAAATTTTCGAAAGTCATCCGGATGATCCATCTAGATGAATTGCACTTTTAGTGCCTATACGAATAAAACTCTCATCTCCATCTAGATGGTTTATCCGGATGGAGAAATAAACAGCCCTTCTTGAAACGGGTTTGGTTTCTGACAGAGAGCTTGTTGTTGTTCTTCATCTTTGTCGAAGAAAGTGAATCCAtgtcaaaaacaaaatcttcGAGGGTTTTACTGAGAGAAGAGAATTGTGAGTGATTATTAGTAACGTGACCAGAAGGTTTAGGGCTGtgtatatttatagattttgattatTGTTGTTGATTTCCTTTTTTAACTACTAATCACGAAAAAATTATGTTGTGTCTTTCTAATTTCATTAAAAGACACTTCTTACCTGCCACATATTTTCTTGTTGTTGAATGATTTTATCACCCCTTAAACTAATCAAACTTTAACTAGTTAAAACAAACCAAGCAAAACATGTGCTATTTCTCCAAAAgtaaaggtgaaaaccctaatccctCCTAGTTTCCAAATCTCAATTTCTCTAGCTCATTCTGACTCCGCTAACctagatttcaaaaaaaaaaaaaaactgttcgTCACTCTCGTTCTCTAAACCCACGGCAGAGCTTCTCTTAAATTAATCGATTTGGGATTCCTCATTTGAGTATGACCATCGGGGTCACTATTCTCCAGCTCGTCACCGGTTCCGTCGCATTTAACACCACCACCACGGGTCTCTTCCTtgtcatttttcttttgttttcctcATATTTTAGCTCTGTTTTGTTCTAATTTATTCCAGATCAAGTATACTTCTTCTCTTGACCTACGCAGAGAGAACCTTTGAAACTCGCGTTGAATATGGTAAGAAGTGAATCTAAGTTTTCAACATCTGAATCTAAATCTTGGTTCTTTATTGGTTTTTAGTGGGTTTAGATAATCTGGGTACTTTTGCATTGTTTCTCACTTTTTGATAAAGGATAAGTTTAATCCTTACGTGTTGTAGTACTTAAGATGTCAATTCAATCTCTAGTGATTCTAAGCACTAAGAATGCAAGCCATTTATCTCAATCTAAGTGCAatcaaatgatgtttgtttgtaACAAGTAACAGTGCGAAATAACTTAAgttttaattcaaatataacaaagaAGAACCAATGGGTATTTAGGCAATTGATTTCAAGGTGATAGTTCTAAATCAAGGCGTCTAACTTCAAATAATCTTAACTTTCTATAGGTCTAGATTTCATTCAATTTAGATTAATCCACTCCCGTGGTAGAAACCCTTATGCAATTATGAACTAAACATCAACTTCCGTTCGTTTTGTCCACTCAAACATACATTAAGTTCTAGTCTACTAACcatctagcaatcctaacaACAATTCCTTGGTTATTCAAGCTAGAGCTTTACTAGGTCCATTCAAGCATTATGCAAACACTTTCGATGCCCTACAAACACTTAGAATCTAGATTAAAATGGCCAAAATTAATCTAGCATTAAGAATACTTAGTAAGCATAGAAAtctaagcatttaaccattatAACACCTTAACTCTTCCCTAATCACCCATTAATCTACCTAACCCATTGATCCTAagggtgattactcactaatcatCTTGTTTACACTTAATCCCATGATGGATAGAAGCATAATCAAGATGAtatgatatatgaaaacaaGAAACAGAAATTAGATGAAGATAATGGCTAAAGGAAAACAAGACTTTATAACCTAAACTTCAAGAACACTCCAAGAACAAATGTTTTCTCTCAAActctcaaaatacaaaatatgaaactatAAAACTTTCACTCTCGACCTGCCGAACATGAAgtggcacttctcccaattcagcacaaggttggtatCTGCCTATCATCCCCAAACAAAtggccaagttgagatttccAACAAGGAGATCAAGTCCATTTTGGAGAAGACTGTGGGGAcaacaaggaaggattggtctacaaagcttgatgatgcactttgggccTATAGGACTGCTTACAAGACACCCTTGGGAACCACTCCCTTCAATCTTGTCTATGGGAAAGCTTGCCTTCTGCCAgttgagcttgagtacaaggcattaTGGGCTGTTAAgatgctgaactttgacatcaagtgTGCCAAAGAGAAAATACTTTTCCAACTCCATGAGCTTGAGGAGATTCGActtgatgcttttgagaactcaaggattTACAAAGAAAAGACCAAGGCATTCCATGACAAGAAGATCCTGAAGAGGGAGTTCAACATTGGAGATCAAGTGTTGCTCTTCAACTCTCGATTGAAGTTGTTCCCTGGAAAACTTAAGTCAAGATGGTCCGGCCCTTTCAAGATCAAAGAAGTGaggccatatggagcaattGTGCTTTGGAACAAGACCGGTGGGGACTTTACAGTGAATGGGCAAAGAGTCAAGCTGTACATGGCGGCCACACCTGAGAAGGAAGGAACCTCGGTTCCACTTTCCGATCCCAAACCAGCCTAAACCAAAAAGGGGTAGTCAAGCtggagacttaaaacaagctcacttgggaggaagtcccacaTCTATCCCTATATATATTACTGTTTTACTTGTgtggtttttcttttgtgtgtttgataagtgtgtttaaaattttcaggtgattctccacttaatcaaagaagaaagatggccATCCAGCAAAGCTACAAGTGTTAAAATTATTCAACTCCATCTAGCAACTCCAAGCTAAGTGTCTCTACAAccattgtaaatatatagttttcatgtttgtttCTTCTAGACCTCTTCTTTCACCTTGCTCtcacacaagagactgtgtgaagTAAGTGTGGGGGGAGAGTCTACTTATCTcacattttttctgttttgtttacttgtcataAGCATTGCATATCCatttgcatagaaaatccataaaattatgcaaaattccaaaaattacaaaaaataaacatttagtTATATCATTTGCATCTTTAGGTTTGAGTCTAGATCATATAGAATACATAGGTAAAATCCCTACAAAGGGCTCATGCAATGAACTCATTGTTGATACCCTTTTGAATCATAATAAGTAGCTTGAGCTTCTTCTGAATTTCTTGTagacttcgagccttgaaaactcctttTAAGACTCATTGAATCTTACTCTTTGAAACCAACTCCGATCTTAATTGACttaaatgaacttaatgcttcttgcttatggtcTCTTGAGTACTAAATCATGGCTTTACACACACTTGAGCTTGTCTAAACCGTTataccaatctttttgacaactcaagtggtagtccataccctaaacccttcccTTCTTTCAAACCATCATTAATTGTTGAGTGAGGTCTTTTTGTGaaagcttgtcatgtgcaaaatcttgagagtattaggagcgacattgatttgttctcatctcttgctagcattAGGACCTCTTTTGGGctagcatctaggatggtgGTTGGAATGATGtgctttaattattttgatcttGGGGATTGAATTgggaaaaaaaatgtaaaggaAATGAATCAAATAGTGTGTCTAAAACAActaggaacaaaaaaaaaaaataggaagatAGCTCAGATTGTGTCAATAAAAaccccaaaaagaaaagaagaaaaaaaaaagagaatgggGATAAAAAAATTTTGAGCTAAGATACATAGTTGTTaagacaaagaaaagaaaataaaagagtgTTCATTGGGTAAGAGATAAAAATGGGTGTATATTTGGGATTTGagatgaagaaaagaaagggtagaacttaaaaattgtctaggAAAAGGGTACAATGATGAGAACCGATTTATGTATGCATTAATTGCTccttttcttagataaattttgcataatgatcaagctctTATTCTTGAGTGTAAGTCACCATAGCAAAATGTATTTGGACCCTTCTCATTCTTCACATTAAGCCATTTTTCTCaccaaaccaaatgatttggaccaattggcAATTTGCGAGAATTCACTTATGATATTTCTtattgaatgtgagagttggttgatttgaggaTTCATGATAATGAGTTAAAAGATCAAAGGAattgataggcctagagaagttaGAGCTAATAAAAATATCTTGCTCTTGCTATTTGGTATGATTTTGTAAGGATATCACAACGATGGCATTGAAGAGTTTCTTAAGGTCATGAATTTCCATTTGTGTATTGAAACATCACTTCCCATGTTCTTGAAAGTTTACTTAaggacaagtaaaggactagtgtgggggagttgatgtgttgtgattttgcatagttttagctttgttatttcatatatattcatgcattaaccttacatttatttgcatttagagtctattgcatgtacatttgcatcttgtaggtgttggatgaattgtttggagttttggagGTGATTAGAGGACAAAAGGAGCTTTCGAGGAGTCTTGAACCGAACGTGTGAAAGACAAGCATGGATGAAGGTCTTAAAGATATCTTTTGAAACTTGTCTTTTGCGAAGACATggtaaattgagttagcttttcaatggaggtggtttcaagtcgtttggagctgtattgagggATTTATGACCAAAATACTACACACATATCAGTATGACATTCCTAGCGGCCACCCTAGCAACATCAACAATAGCCTTCGAATTTTAAGCCTTCAGATTCAGTTTTATTCACTTAAaacctataaaactcattactaTTCactattcttcttttttttggtattcTAAAGGTGTGTGCAACTTTAATGAGTGAGTTTTATCATGAGTTTGCTGGCTCTTTTGGCCTAACTTTCTCTACCTTTTCTGAAGAGGCAAGACTACTTTGGCCATATGAAGAGGCAAAAGGTGTTCTATAATGGAAGAAAGTGGAGAATAACTTTTATGAGTGTGTTTTATGCTTTATGCTTTCACATGATGGATGTGTTGTCATCCTCCTTTACTTAGGCTATAAAAGAGACTGCAAGGGGAAGGAGGAAGACACAATACACAGAGTACAATACAACAAAGAGTAGAGAGTGAAAGTTTTatagtttcatattttgtattttgagagTTTGAGAGAAAACATTTGTTCTTGGAGTGTTCTTGAAGTTTATGTTATAAAGTCTTGTTTTCCTTTAGCCATTATCTTCATCTAATTTCTGTTTCttgttttcatatatcataTCATCTTGATTATGCTTCTATCCATCATGGGATTAAGTGTAAACAAGatgattagtgagtaatcaccctTAGGATCAATGGGTTAGGTAGATTAATGGATGATTAGGGAAGAGTTAAGGTGTTctaatggttaaatgcttagaTTTCTATGCTTACTAAGTATTCTTAATGCTAGATTAATTTTGGCCATTTTAATCTAGATTCTAAGTGTTTGTAGGGCATCGAAAGTGTTTGCATAATGCTTGAATGGACCTAGTAAAGCTCTAGCTTGAATAACCAAGGAATTGTtgttaggattgctagatgGTTAGTAGACTAGAACTTAATGTATGTTTGAGTGAACAAAACGAACGGAAGTTGATGTTTAGTTCATAATTGCATAACGGTTTCTACCACGGGAGTGGATTAATCTAAATTGAATGAAATCTAGACCTATAGAAAGTTAAGATTATTTGAAGTTAGACGCCTTGATTTAGAACTATCACCTTGAAATCAATTGCCTAAATACCCATTGGTTCTtctttgttatatttgaattaaaacTTAAGTTATTTCGCACTGTTACTTGTtacaaacaaacatcatttgatTGCACTTAGATTGAGATAAATGGCTTGCATTCTAAGTGCTTAGAATCACTAGAGATTGGATTGACATCTTAAGTACTACAACACTTAAGGATTAAACTTAAGCTTTAccaagttttggcgccgttgccattCTCTAGATTGATTTTGACATTAGGATTTGGTCattacttgagactaagtcttatttttcatttttaagttactaattatcTATCTTCATCTCTATTTGGATGACAGGTGCATGAACTTGAGAAGCAAAGAATCAACAAATCTTGCACCAAGAGTGGACAACATCAAAGCCTTAGAAAGAGAGTTGggaagacagagaagagaaagagaaaagcaaGCCCACTTACATAGATTGGGGCTTGAGATGGAGAGAAACCCGAATCAACCGGAAGGTGTCTATGGAGTTGATGATCATAGACAAAATGTCCAAGGAGTTCCTCCTGGAGCTGCTCAAGAGGAACATGGCCAAGGAGCTGCAAACCTTAGGCCTCAAAATCAACAACGCCGGGGAAGAtccattggcacttatgaccAGCCCAATATCCATGGGAAGAGATTGGGTATTAGAGCAGCTGCTGTGGGcaacaacaactttgagatcaagtcaagCTTGATCAACATAATTGAGTCCAACAAATTCCATGGTCTAGCCTTGGAGGATCCACTAGATCACTTGGACAAATTTGACAAATATTGTGGAACCACAAAGACTAATGGAGTTTCCGAAGATGCTTTCAAACTAAGATTGTTTCCATTTTCATTGGGAGACAAAGCTCACACATGGGAGAAGAGCATTCCAAGCGATTCCATCACTACATGGGAGGAGTGCAAGCGAGCTTTCCTCAACAAGTTCTTCTCAACTTCAAGAACTGCAAAGATTAGAAATGAAATCTCTGGATTTCAACAAAAGAACCTGGAAGGATTTGGAGAAGCTTGGGAAAGATTCAACGGGTACTTATCAAAATGCCCTCACCATGGTTTCACAAATGAGAATTTGCTCAGCACATTCTATAGAGGACTCCTACCCAACCACAGAAGCAGGCTTGATACGGCTAGCAATGGATCCTACTTGGGGAGAACTGAAGAAGATGCAATGGAGCTGGTAGAGAATATGGCAAAGAGTGATTCGGTGTACAATGATGATTTTGATAGGCATAACCGTGGTGGAGGCAGTGATGACCATTTCACTAGGAAAGACATCAAATCCCTACAAGACAAAATTGATCTTCTCTTCAACGAAAGAACTACCCATTCACAAATTAATTATGTTGGTGAACAAGCCCGAGGAGAACCAGGATTTATCAATGAAGTTGAAGGTTTGGAAGGACAACAAGACGTGTCTTACATCAATGCTAATGGTACTTGGTTCAAGAAAGAACCAACCTACCAATACCAACAAAGAGAACAAGGAAGCTACCAATACCAACCTAAAGATCAAGCTCCATACCAATACCAACAAAGGGGCCAAGGAAACTTCCAAAACAAACCTCAATACCAAGGCAACTACCAGCAAAAACCAGTTTACAATAATCAACAAGGAGGTTATCAAGGCAATACAAACTTCCCACCGGGCTTTACCAACAAAGGGAATCAGTCTACACAAGCCCAAGCTGGATCTTCTACTTCTGCTCCACAAGAAAGTAGTACTGAGACTATGTTGAGACACATCTTGGAATCTcaaactagaagtgagaagcacatTGGGTATGAGCTGAAGAATATCCAGAACAGGATTGATGGAAACTACAATGATCTCAACAGCAAGTTCAAGGGTTTGGAAAATCAGTTTGCCTCCATGAGTTCAAGtcaaaatcgccaacaaggttcacttcctggaaagGCTGAGCAAAACCCCAAAGAAACAATGAAAGCAATCACACTTAGGAGTGGTAGAGAGTTGCCTCCTAGAGTTCTCATTAAGGATAATGAGAAGCAAGGTGGGGAGGTTGTCATCaatgtagatgatgatgtggCCATTATTGATGAAAAGATTAATGaagagatcttggagaagatagttgaTGCCAAGGGAAAGAGAAAgattggagaagagaagaaagttgTGAGCAAGAATGAAGCTGCCACTTCATCAAAGGAAGCTTCAgtcactcctcctccatatgaGCCCAAGCTTCCTTTTCCTGGAAGATTCAAGAGACAGCTTTTGGAGAAGTACAAAGCATTGTTTGAGAAGCAGATGAGAGAGGTTCATGTTACTATGCCTattattgatgctttcatgttggTTCCTCAGTACAGTAAATTCTTGAAAGATGTTGTGGcacagaagaagaaagaaatggaaggGATGGTGGTGcttactcatgagtgcagtgccatcattcTGAGATTGACAGTCCCAAGGAAGCTACAAGACCCAGGCAGCTTCACTTTGCCATGTGCTATTGGACCTTTGACATTTGAGAGGTGTCTATGTGATCTAGGAGCAAGTGTTAGCCTCATGCCTTTGTCTATTGCCAAGAAGCTTGGGTttactcagtacaagaagtgtaggaTCTCTCTAGTGCTGGCTGACCGCTCTGTAAAGCTCCCCATTGGCATCTTGGAAGATCTCCCTGTGATGATTGGGAACTATGAGATCCCTACTGATTTTGTGGTGCTAGAGATGGATGAAGAGCCTAGAGATCCTTTGATCTTTGGAAGACCTTTCCTTGCAACTGCTGGAGCTATGGTGAATGTAAGACgtggcaagattgatctccatctTGGGAAAGGAAacactcttcactttgacatcaaggaggtaatgaagaAACCCACCATTGAAGGGCAGATGTTCTACATCGATGAGATGGAAGCCCTTGCTGATGAGTACCTAGAAGAGTTGGCACTGGATGACTCCCTACAACATGCTCTCACCATAAACAAAGAAGCTCGGCTCATTAAAGATGGAGTGAGCTTGGAGTATGAGAAGCTGCTCAATTCCCGTGAAGAGTTAGTCGATGAAGGCAGGTTCCTGGAACTGCCACAAACAGATCAACATGTCGCCACGGTCGCTGTCCAAGCCGAATCTCAAGAGGATGATTGGAGTGAACTCAAGGCTCCCAAGGTCGACCTCAAGCCACTCCCCAAGGGGCTCAGGTATGCTTTTCTTGGATCCAATAACACATATCATGTCATAGTGAGTAGTGAACTCGATGAAATTGAATTGCATGCACTCTTGAAAGAACTTAGAAAATACAGAAAGGCAATAGGGTACTCATTGGATGATATTAAAGGGATATCACCCTCATTGTGCACacataggatacatcttgaaAATGAATCAATGAGTTCTAtagagcatcaaagaaggttgaaCCCCAACCTGAAAGAAGTTATTAAGAAAGAGATTATCAAACTTTTAGATGCTGATGTTATATATCCTATCTCAGATAGTAATTGGGTATCACCTGTGCATGTAGTCCCAAAGAAAGGTGGTATTACTGTGGTTagaaatgaaaatgatgaattgATACCCACTAGAACTGTAATAGGGCATAGGATGTGTATTGATTATAGAAAACTTAACTCAGCCTCTAGGAAGGATCACTTTTCATTGCCATTCATTGACCAAATGATTGAGAGGCTTGCAAAACATCCATATTATTGCTTTCTTGATGGGTATTCAGGGTTCTTCCAAATCCCaatacatcccaatgatcaagagaagACAACTTTCACATGCCCCTATGGTACCTTCGCCTATCGAAGGATGTCATTTGGgttatgtaatgctccagcaacctttcaaaggtgcatgatgtctATCTTCTCAGATCTCATTGAGGATGTAGTGGAGGTAttcatggatgatttctctgtctacggatcctctttttctgcttgtttgtcaaatttgtgcagggtcatacagagatgtgaagataccaaccttgtgctgaattgggagaagtgccacttcatggttaaagaagggattgtgcttgggcacaagatttcagagagaGGCATTGAAGTGGACCAAGCCAAGATTGAGGTGATGGCGAGGTTGGCTCCACCAAAAACAGTGAAAGACATTAGAAGCTTCCTTGGCCATGCTGGTTTCTACAGAAGGTTCATCAAAGACTTCTCCAaaatagctagaccattgaccaAGCTGTTGTGCAAAGAGATCATCTTCAACTTTGATGAAAAATGCCTAGAAGCCTTTAAGAAGCTGAAGGAGGAGCTCACCAGTGCCCCAATAGTTCAACCACCAGATTGGAGTCTACCCTTCGAAATCATGTGCGACGccagtgactatgctgtgggggCAGTCTTGGGGCaaaagaaggacaagaagacacatgtgatctactatgctaGTAGAACACTTGATGATGCCCAAATGAAGTATGACACAACTGAGAAGGAGCTGTTGGCAATTGTCTATGCCTTCGAGAAGTTCAGGAGCTACCTGGTAGGGTCTAAGGTCATTGTCTACACTGACCATGCTGCACTGCGACATCTACTAGCCAAGAAGGATGCCAAGCCAAGGCTGCTCAGATGGATATTAATACTACAAGAGTTTGATCTCAAAATCAAGGACAAGCCATGAGtggagaatggtgtagctgatcacctTTCAAGATTAAGAGTGGAGTGTGGGATTCCTATTGATGAGGGACTCCATGAAGAGCAGATTATGGCTACAGAAGCAATGGTCACAGCTTGTGAGACTGGAAGGAAGATTGAAGAAATGAAGGCAATTGATGAAACAGGCCCATGGTATGCTGATCTAGTGAACTACTTGGCATGTGGAAGGGAACCATTGAATCTGACAGGCTATGCAAGGAAGAAGTTCTtcaaggatgtgaagagatactactgggaCGAGCCTTACCTCTACACTCTTTGCAAAGATCAAATCTATAGAAGAGTAGTAGCTCAAGAGGAGGTGGAAGGAATCCTCACA
This Brassica napus cultivar Da-Ae chromosome C6, Da-Ae, whole genome shotgun sequence DNA region includes the following protein-coding sequences:
- the LOC125588998 gene encoding uncharacterized protein LOC125588998 produces the protein MNLRSKESTNLAPRVDNIKALERELGRQRREREKQAHLHRLGLEMERNPNQPEGVYGVDDHRQNVQGVPPGAAQEEHGQGAANLRPQNQQRRGRSIGTYDQPNIHGKRLGIRAAAVGNNNFEIKSSLINIIESNKFHGLALEDPLDHLDKFDKYCGTTKTNGVSEDAFKLRLFPFSLGDKAHTWEKSIPSDSITTWEECKRAFLNKFFSTSRTAKIRNEISGFQQKNLEGFGEAWERFNGYLSKCPHHGFTNENLLSTFYRGLLPNHRSRLDTASNGSYLGRTEEDAMELVENMAKSDSVYNDDFDRHNRGGGSDDHFTRKDIKSLQDKIDLLFNERTTHSQINYVGEQARGEPGFINEVEGLEGQQDVSYINANGTWFKKEPTYQYQQREQGSYQYQPKDQAPYQYQQRGQGNFQNKPQYQGNYQQKPVYNNQQGGYQGNTNFPPGFTNKGNQSTQAQAGSSTSAPQESSTETMLRHILESQTRSEKHIGYELKNIQNRIDGNYNDLNSKFKGLENQFASMSSSQNRQQGSLPGKAEQNPKETMKAITLRSGRELPPRVLIKDNEKQGGEVVINVDDDVAIIDEKINEEILEKIVDAKGKRKIGEEKKVVSKNEAATSSKEASVTPPPYEPKLPFPGRFKRQLLEKYKALFEKQMREVHVTMPIIDAFMLVPQYSKFLKDVVAQKKKEMEGMVVLTHECSAIILRLTVPRKLQDPGSFTLPCAIGPLTFERCLCDLGASVSLMPLSIAKKLGFTQYKKCRISLVLADRSVKLPIGILEDLPVMIGNYEIPTDFVVLEMDEEPRDPLIFGRPFLATAGAMVNVRRGKIDLHLGKGNTLHFDIKEVMKKPTIEGQMFYIDEMEALADEYLEELALDDSLQHALTINKEARLIKDGVSLEYEKLLNSREELVDEGRFLELPQTDQHVATVAVQAESQEDDWSELKAPKVDLKPLPKGLRYAFLGSNNTYHVIVSSELDEIELHALLKELRKYRKAIGYSLDDIKGISPSLCTHRIHLENESMSSIEHQRRLNPNLKEVIKKEIIKLLDADVIYPISDSNWVSPVHVVPKKGGITVVRNENDELIPTRTVIGHRMCIDYRKLNSASRKDHFSLPFIDQMIERLAKHPYYCFLDGYSGFFQIPIHPNDQEKTTFTCPYGTFAYRRMSFGLCNAPATFQRCMMSIFSDLIEDVVEVFMDDFSVYGSSFSACLSNLCRVIQRCEDTNLVLNWEKCHFMVKEGIVLGHKISERGIEVDQAKIEVMARLAPPKTVKDIRSFLGHAGFYRRFIKDFSKIARPLTKLLCKEIIFNFDEKCLEAFKKLKEELTSAPIVQPPDWSLPFEIMCDASDYAVGAVLGQKKDKKTHVIYYASRTLDDAQMKYDTTEKELLAIVYAFEKFRSYLVGSKVIVYTDHAALRHLLAKKDAKPRLLRWILILQEFDLKIKDKP